A genomic segment from uncultured Desulfuromonas sp. encodes:
- a CDS encoding ATP synthase subunit I, which translates to MSDDQLLGQLARRNWIILALLVALSGLFQDLDLTLGVASGGLIAVCGYQWLHRSLVKALCEGGEPAVRGFQLSYVFRLAALAVMLLLLIAVVKVDPIGLVIGLSVVVINIMWTTIKRAIK; encoded by the coding sequence GTGAGTGATGACCAACTGCTCGGACAACTTGCCCGACGCAACTGGATCATTCTGGCACTGCTGGTCGCGCTGAGCGGCTTGTTTCAGGATCTTGACCTGACTCTTGGTGTGGCCAGCGGCGGTCTGATTGCCGTGTGCGGGTATCAATGGCTGCATCGCTCGCTGGTGAAAGCTCTTTGTGAGGGTGGGGAACCGGCGGTCCGGGGGTTTCAACTGAGCTATGTGTTCAGGCTGGCTGCCTTGGCAGTAATGTTGCTGTTGTTGATTGCCGTGGTCAAAGTGGACCCCATCGGCCTGGTTATTGGACTTTCAGTCGTGGTCATCAATATTATGTGGACCACCATAAAGCGCGCTATCAAGTAA
- a CDS encoding AtpZ/AtpI family protein, translating into MAENRRELYKSLGFLSSVGICMVASILIGMAMGYYLDQWLGTKPWMLLIFLGFGIVSGFRNIFILTNRELRRQKQESQEDSE; encoded by the coding sequence ATGGCCGAAAATCGGCGTGAACTCTATAAATCTCTTGGTTTCTTGTCCAGTGTCGGCATCTGCATGGTTGCGTCGATCCTTATCGGCATGGCCATGGGCTATTACTTGGATCAGTGGCTTGGGACCAAGCCATGGATGCTGTTAATTTTCCTGGGCTTTGGTATCGTCTCGGGATTTAGAAATATTTTCATTCTGACCAATCGCGAACTGCGACGTCAGAAACAGGAGAGTCAGGAAGACAGTGAGTGA